In Euphorbia lathyris chromosome 10, ddEupLath1.1, whole genome shotgun sequence, a single genomic region encodes these proteins:
- the LOC136209514 gene encoding F-box protein CPR1-like has translation MANLPQELINEILLWLPVKSLLRFRCVCKSFCAIIESQSFINSHFKRSSENRIHRKLIYLGVHWNDNKGLTVHALDFNEDFQQEVVLDKLFPSGLYTLFFSYCNGLVLLYTFPCEFYVWNPSTRKYRILPAFPVSRTRKLKFALGYDSTTDDFKAVVFIPKKGCGFSQVWIFQLRSSCWRRIQDCPYVGYNSSITLVGNGVCFVDGALHFICYGKSYMIVAFDVAKETFSIVHELVYQTKGIPTHLDVLGGCLTISFFSTSPEGCVDIYVRKKDGVAFTWTRLHSITRQFSGGVFNLFAEGQVAYSNKGDKVFLSLNGKLCSYDFGEKTLQEIVSKRNILSDIFFCTESLVPVGS, from the coding sequence ATGGCTAATCTTCCACAGGAATTGATCAATGAGATACTTCTTTGGTTGCCAGTGAAGTCTCTTCTTCGTTTTAGATGTGTTTGCAAATCGTTTTGTGCAATCATCGAAAGCCAATCTTTCATCAATTCTCATTTCAAAAGGTCTTCTGAAAATAGGATTCATCGCAAGCTGATTTACCTAGGAGTACATTGGAATGATAATAAGGGCCTGACAGTTCATGCTTTAGATTTCAATGAAGACTTCCAACAAGAGGTGGTACTTGATAAATTATTTCCATCCGGGTTATATACCTTGTTCTTTTCTTATTGCAATGGTTTGGTTCTTTTGTATACATTCCCTTGTGAATTTTATGTATGGAATCCATCCACTAGAAAGTACAGGATCCTTCCGGCTTTCCCTGTTTCGCGCACTCGCAAACTCAAATTTGCTTTGGGTTATGACTCTACCACAGATGATTTCAAGGCTGTAGTATTTATACCAAAGAAGGGATGCGGTTTCTCCCAGGTTTGGATTTTTCAATTGAGGTCAAGTTGTTGGAGAAGGATTCAGGATTGTCCTTACGTTGGGTACAATAGTAGTATTACACTTGTTGGCAATGGAGTTTGCTTTGTGGATGGTGCTCTGCATTTTATATGCTATGGTAAATCATATATGATTGTGGCATTTGATGTTGCAAAAGAGACATTTTCTATAGTACACGAGCTTGTTTACCAAACTAAAGGAATTCCTACCCATTTAGATGTTTTGGGAGGGTGCCTTACTATCAGTTTCTTTAGTACGAGTCCAGAAGGGTGTGTTGATATATATGTGAGGAAAAAGGATGGAGTTGCGTTTACTTGGACTAGATTACATTCTATTACTAGACAATTTTCTGGGGGAGTGTTTAACCTTTTTGCAGAAGGGCAAGTTGCATATTCAAATAAAGGAGATAaggtttttctttctttaaatgGGAAGTTGTGTTcgtatgattttggagagaaaacTCTCCAAGAGATTGTAAGTAAGCGTAATATTCTTTCggatatatttttttgtacTGAAAGTCTCGTGCCTGTAGGTTCataa